From the genome of Colwellia psychrerythraea 34H, one region includes:
- the tyrS gene encoding tyrosine--tRNA ligase yields the protein MTDFNQAFAELKRGAEEILVEEELLTKLKTGKPLKIKAGFDPTAPDLHLGHTVLINKLRQFQQLGHEVIFLIGDFTGMIGDPTGKNVTRKALTKEDVLANAETYKEQVFKILDPAKTTVAFNSTWMDKLGAAGMLQLASRQTVARMMERDDFKKRYANGQAIAIHEFMYPLVQGWDSVALEADVELGGTDQKFNLLMGRELQKSEGQRPQTVLMMPLLEGLDGVQKMSKSLGNYIGITDTPTDMFGKIMSISDVLMWRYYELLSFKPLEEIEGYKTEIENGKNPRDVKIDLAKELIARFHDEAAAQAAHDEFINRFQKGALPDDMPELTITTENGEIAIANLLKDAGLVGSTSDAFRMIKQGAAKIDSEKVTDRSLVISAGTTAVYQVGKRKFARITVS from the coding sequence ATGACCGATTTTAACCAAGCATTCGCCGAACTAAAACGCGGAGCAGAAGAAATATTAGTAGAAGAAGAATTATTAACAAAGCTTAAGACAGGTAAGCCGCTAAAAATCAAAGCGGGTTTTGATCCTACTGCGCCTGACTTACATTTAGGCCACACGGTATTAATTAACAAGCTTCGTCAATTCCAACAATTAGGTCATGAAGTTATTTTCTTGATTGGTGACTTCACCGGAATGATTGGTGATCCAACGGGTAAAAATGTGACGCGTAAGGCACTCACTAAAGAAGACGTATTAGCCAATGCTGAAACGTATAAAGAGCAAGTCTTTAAAATATTAGATCCCGCTAAAACAACCGTTGCCTTTAACTCTACTTGGATGGATAAATTAGGCGCGGCAGGTATGTTACAACTTGCCTCTCGTCAAACGGTTGCCCGTATGATGGAGCGTGACGACTTTAAAAAACGTTATGCTAACGGCCAGGCCATTGCTATTCATGAGTTTATGTACCCTTTAGTACAAGGTTGGGATTCAGTTGCGCTTGAGGCTGATGTTGAGCTGGGTGGTACCGACCAAAAGTTTAATTTATTAATGGGTCGTGAGTTACAAAAATCTGAAGGCCAGCGTCCACAAACAGTATTAATGATGCCATTACTTGAAGGCCTAGATGGCGTTCAGAAAATGTCTAAGTCATTAGGCAACTACATTGGCATTACTGATACGCCTACCGACATGTTTGGCAAAATAATGTCAATTTCAGATGTATTAATGTGGCGTTACTACGAGTTACTTAGCTTTAAACCGCTTGAAGAAATTGAAGGTTATAAAACCGAGATAGAAAATGGCAAAAATCCTCGTGATGTTAAAATTGATTTAGCCAAAGAATTGATTGCTCGTTTTCATGATGAAGCTGCTGCACAAGCTGCCCATGATGAATTCATCAATCGTTTCCAAAAAGGTGCGTTACCTGATGATATGCCGGAATTAACGATTACCACTGAAAATGGTGAAATAGCCATTGCTAACTTGCTTAAAGATGCAGGATTAGTCGGTAGTACTTCTGATGCCTTTAGAATGATCAAACAAGGGGCGGCTAAAATTGATAGCGAAAAAGTAACTGACCGTAGCTTAGTTATTAGCGCTGGCACGACGGCAGTTTATCAAGTCGGCAAACGTAAATTTGCTCGTATTACCGTAAGTTAA
- a CDS encoding isoaspartyl peptidase/L-asparaginase family protein produces MLTFLLVSAFANTAFSNTVLAKDVPFAIAIHGGAGTIQKDHFTPEKEAAYRAKLKESVEAGYTVLEQGGTSLDAVATAINVLENSPFFNAGKGAVYTHDETHEMDASIMDGKNRQAGAVAGVKHIENPINLARLVMDESVHVMLSGAGAESFAHSQGVKLVDNKIFDTDHRYKSLQRAKAKMKKAKQQNKDYQAAHFALDTEYKVGTVGAVALDKFGNVAAGTSTGGMTNKRYGRIGDSPVIGAGTFADNASCAVSATGHGEFFIRYNVAADICARVQYQGKSIDQAGKEVIHDVLMPVGGTGGVIIIDSKGNISLPFNTKGMYRASKSTSQVTYVGIFKDD; encoded by the coding sequence ATGTTAACTTTTTTACTTGTATCAGCCTTTGCTAATACTGCATTTTCTAATACTGTCTTAGCAAAAGACGTTCCTTTTGCTATCGCCATTCATGGTGGTGCGGGCACCATTCAAAAAGACCATTTTACTCCTGAAAAAGAAGCGGCTTATCGTGCTAAATTAAAAGAGTCTGTTGAAGCAGGTTATACGGTTCTTGAGCAAGGTGGTACTAGCCTTGATGCGGTAGCCACTGCAATAAATGTTCTCGAAAACTCACCATTTTTTAATGCGGGTAAAGGTGCTGTTTATACCCATGATGAAACTCATGAAATGGACGCTTCAATTATGGACGGAAAAAACCGTCAAGCAGGCGCTGTCGCGGGAGTTAAACATATTGAAAACCCGATAAATCTAGCACGTTTGGTGATGGATGAATCAGTACATGTGATGTTAAGTGGTGCTGGCGCAGAAAGCTTTGCTCATAGCCAAGGGGTTAAGTTAGTTGATAATAAGATCTTCGATACTGACCATAGATATAAATCATTGCAACGCGCTAAAGCTAAAATGAAAAAGGCTAAACAACAAAATAAAGACTACCAAGCAGCGCACTTTGCTTTAGATACTGAATATAAAGTGGGTACGGTTGGCGCTGTTGCGCTTGATAAATTTGGCAATGTTGCTGCAGGTACTTCTACTGGTGGTATGACAAATAAGCGTTATGGTCGTATTGGTGATTCACCTGTTATTGGTGCAGGTACTTTTGCTGATAATGCTTCCTGTGCTGTTTCAGCAACGGGTCATGGTGAATTCTTTATTCGTTATAACGTAGCGGCTGATATTTGTGCCAGAGTTCAATATCAAGGTAAGAGTATTGACCAAGCGGGTAAAGAAGTTATTCATGATGTGCTCATGCCTGTTGGTGGTACGGGTGGTGTGATTATTATAGATAGTAAAGGTAATATCAGCTTACCATTCAATACTAAAGGTATGTATCGAGCCAGCAAATCTACCAGCCAAGTGACTTATGTTGGTATTTTTAAAGATGATTAA
- a CDS encoding anhydro-N-acetylmuramic acid kinase has protein sequence MINNKTVAEGRYYIGLMSGTSADGIDLALVDFTDKGQQPRLVASFYQSYSAIIADKITSLYQPGSNEIDRAFHLDVELAQLFSQAINALLNQEKLTPEDIIAIGNHGQTIRHRPSGDNPFTLQIGCCQTLATLTGIRVVGQFRRKDMALGGQGAPLVPIFHQQLFTQTTAANFVVNIGGIANITFLPTRDSNQAVLGFDTGPGNALLDDWFTKHHPNSDDCFDKNGAWATTGQVIPLLLEQLMQDDYINSAAPKSTGREYFHLEWLEQQLTAFKEATHSQHETVINHNADIQATLLAFTAQSISDAIMALTAQGKVYLCGGGVHNKALVEALSSRLTASDTVFEINTMQALNIDGDILEAMAFAWLAYAFDQGLDSNLPAVTGASASCTLGSAFLP, from the coding sequence ATGATTAATAATAAAACGGTAGCAGAAGGAAGATACTATATTGGCTTAATGTCAGGCACCAGTGCTGATGGTATCGACTTGGCGCTAGTAGACTTTACTGATAAGGGGCAACAGCCTCGATTAGTTGCTAGTTTCTATCAAAGTTATAGCGCTATTATTGCAGATAAAATCACCTCACTTTATCAACCTGGGAGTAATGAGATTGATCGTGCATTTCATTTGGATGTTGAATTAGCGCAGTTATTTTCTCAGGCCATTAATGCATTACTTAATCAAGAAAAGCTAACCCCTGAAGATATTATTGCCATTGGTAATCACGGGCAAACCATTCGTCATCGTCCAAGTGGCGATAACCCATTTACTTTACAAATAGGTTGCTGCCAAACGTTGGCTACGTTGACTGGGATTCGCGTGGTAGGTCAGTTTCGTCGTAAAGATATGGCGTTAGGTGGTCAAGGCGCACCTTTAGTCCCGATTTTTCATCAACAGTTATTCACTCAAACAACCGCCGCGAACTTTGTGGTGAATATAGGCGGTATTGCCAATATAACCTTTTTGCCAACACGAGATTCTAATCAAGCTGTTTTGGGTTTTGATACAGGACCAGGTAATGCTTTACTTGATGATTGGTTCACTAAACATCACCCAAATAGTGATGACTGCTTTGATAAAAATGGCGCTTGGGCAACAACGGGACAAGTTATTCCGTTGTTGCTAGAGCAGTTGATGCAAGATGATTATATAAATTCTGCAGCACCTAAAAGTACAGGAAGAGAATATTTTCACCTTGAATGGCTTGAACAGCAATTAACAGCTTTTAAAGAGGCAACTCATTCGCAACATGAAACAGTAATCAATCATAATGCCGATATTCAAGCGACACTATTGGCTTTTACCGCACAGAGTATTAGCGACGCCATTATGGCGCTAACGGCACAAGGTAAAGTCTACTTGTGTGGCGGCGGTGTCCATAATAAGGCTCTAGTGGAAGCGCTTAGCAGTAGATTAACTGCATCCGACACTGTCTTTGAAATAAACACCATGCAAGCACTGAATATTGATGGTGATATTCTTGAAGCTATGGCGTTTGCTTGGCTTGCATACGCTTTTGATCAAGGTTTAGACAGTAATCTGCCAGCAGTCACTGGTGCGAGCGCAAGTTGTACCTTAGGTAGTGCTTTTCTTCCTTAA
- a CDS encoding Na+/H+ antiporter NhaC family protein, with amino-acid sequence MDWLSVLPPLVAIIIVIWKKEVILALLTAVFTSELLLASQEHSNVIFHAFIGSLERVIGVVSSAGNARILIFSLLIGALLAYVRDSGGVTATVEKLVNKGIAKSKRQVGALTMFTGMVIFIESNLSVLTAGILSRDLFDKFKMSRARLAYIIDSTSAPVCILVLLNGWGAYVLALLNNYELGQSSVSILWGSVAFNFYAIIALLMVVYTVVTDRVHGPMKTAELALNTSEKTKERVESDDLSQRSSIAESSIVQTAAPQETLSQAILHEAMVPATKARFMLVPLMSMIFGMFFFMYWSGNGDITQGDGSKSVLYATCLGLAVSYFLLRFSNRFGHQELVEIGFKGIGELLPLVTIVLLSLTLGASLKELGTGYFIAGIVGEYLPLILVVPMLFIAGAIISFSTGTSWGTFAILIPIGVPLIQALGLPPSLVIAAILGGGIFGDHCSPISDTTCVSAIASGCDLLEHVKTQMPYALFGGALTLVAYIIASIVMI; translated from the coding sequence ATGGATTGGTTGTCTGTGCTACCTCCTTTGGTCGCTATTATTATTGTTATTTGGAAAAAAGAAGTCATTCTTGCTTTACTCACCGCGGTATTTACCTCTGAGTTGTTATTAGCATCACAAGAGCATAGCAATGTCATTTTTCATGCTTTTATAGGCTCTCTCGAACGTGTTATCGGCGTCGTCAGCTCTGCTGGTAATGCCCGTATTTTGATTTTCAGTTTACTGATTGGCGCTTTACTGGCGTATGTTAGAGATTCAGGTGGTGTTACTGCAACGGTCGAAAAGTTAGTTAATAAAGGTATCGCCAAAAGTAAGCGACAAGTAGGTGCTCTAACCATGTTTACCGGCATGGTCATCTTTATCGAATCAAATCTTAGTGTGCTTACTGCAGGTATTTTGTCTCGTGATTTATTCGACAAATTCAAAATGAGTCGTGCTCGCTTAGCCTATATTATTGACAGTACCAGTGCGCCAGTATGTATATTAGTATTACTAAATGGCTGGGGTGCGTATGTACTCGCACTATTAAATAACTATGAACTAGGGCAGTCTTCTGTGTCTATTTTATGGGGATCAGTCGCATTTAATTTCTACGCTATTATCGCTTTGCTCATGGTGGTTTATACGGTAGTGACCGATAGAGTACATGGGCCAATGAAAACGGCAGAGTTGGCATTGAATACCAGCGAAAAAACAAAGGAAAGGGTAGAATCTGATGATTTATCGCAGCGCTCTTCAATAGCTGAATCTTCAATAGTGCAAACAGCTGCACCTCAAGAAACACTATCACAAGCCATACTGCATGAGGCCATGGTGCCAGCCACCAAAGCACGCTTTATGTTGGTACCTTTAATGAGCATGATCTTCGGCATGTTTTTCTTTATGTATTGGAGCGGTAATGGTGATATCACTCAAGGTGACGGTAGTAAATCGGTACTTTATGCCACTTGCTTAGGCTTGGCAGTAAGTTACTTTTTATTGCGTTTTTCTAATCGTTTCGGACATCAAGAGTTAGTAGAAATAGGGTTTAAAGGCATTGGTGAACTATTACCGTTAGTCACGATAGTGTTATTGTCATTAACCCTTGGCGCTAGCTTGAAAGAGCTTGGCACAGGTTATTTTATTGCAGGTATTGTTGGTGAGTATCTACCATTAATTTTAGTGGTGCCTATGTTGTTCATTGCAGGTGCTATTATTTCATTTAGTACAGGGACCTCGTGGGGTACTTTCGCCATTTTAATTCCTATTGGCGTGCCATTAATTCAAGCGCTCGGTTTACCGCCTTCATTAGTCATTGCTGCCATTTTAGGTGGTGGTATCTTTGGTGATCATTGCTCACCAATCTCTGATACCACCTGTGTATCAGCCATCGCATCAGGTTGTGATTTACTTGAGCACGTTAAAACCCAGATGCCTTATGCACTGTTTGGTGGCGCGTTAACACTTGTGGCTTATATTATCGCAAGCATTGTCATGATTTAA
- the ahpF gene encoding alkyl hydroperoxide reductase subunit F: protein MLDTNLQTQLKSYLDNLKTPVELITFTDESPKAKELAQLVTQIAELSPLITEINGNNSEQAANERVPSMLVRSVASNSEMRFAGLPMGHEFTSLVMALLHSGSHPLKIEAEQIEQVRNLEGDFVFETYISLSCQNCPDVVQALNMMAAINPNIKHTMIDGSLFQTEVFDRDVMAVPSVYLNGESFSQGRVSLTDILNKVDTNAGARQAKALENKDTYDFLVVGGGPAGAAAAIYAARKGINTGLVADRFGGQVSDTMAIENFISVKATQGPKLVASLEEHVREYDVDIMNSNKASKVKRNEATGLVEVSLENGAVLKSKSVVLATGARWREMNVPGENQYRGKGVAYCPHCDGPLFKGKPVAVIGGGNSGIEAAIDLAGIVEHVTVLEFADTLRADDILVRKANSLTNVTIITNAQTTEVHGDGTRVTSLSYTDRGTGEHHSLALAGIFVQIGLMPNTEFLQGEIELTNRGEIIAGSRGETSITGVFAAGDVTNNPYKQIIIAMGSGANAALGAFDYLIRQDV from the coding sequence ATGTTAGACACAAACTTACAAACACAATTAAAAAGTTATTTAGACAACTTAAAAACACCAGTCGAGCTAATCACCTTTACTGATGAAAGCCCTAAGGCAAAAGAACTTGCTCAATTAGTGACACAAATCGCTGAATTATCACCATTAATCACTGAAATTAATGGTAATAATAGTGAACAAGCGGCCAACGAACGCGTGCCATCTATGTTAGTCCGTAGTGTGGCGAGTAATAGCGAAATGCGTTTTGCAGGTTTACCAATGGGGCACGAATTTACCTCATTAGTCATGGCGTTATTACACAGTGGTTCACACCCTTTAAAAATTGAAGCTGAGCAAATAGAACAAGTACGCAACCTCGAAGGGGATTTTGTTTTTGAGACCTACATCTCGTTAAGCTGTCAGAATTGTCCGGATGTAGTACAAGCCTTAAATATGATGGCAGCCATTAACCCGAATATAAAACACACCATGATTGACGGTTCGTTATTTCAAACGGAAGTGTTTGATCGTGATGTGATGGCAGTCCCCAGTGTGTATTTAAATGGTGAGTCATTTAGTCAGGGTCGTGTGTCATTAACCGATATTTTAAATAAAGTAGATACCAATGCGGGTGCTCGCCAAGCTAAAGCATTAGAGAATAAAGATACCTATGACTTTTTAGTTGTCGGTGGTGGGCCTGCAGGTGCCGCCGCCGCAATTTATGCGGCACGAAAAGGTATTAATACTGGCTTAGTTGCAGACCGATTTGGCGGACAGGTCAGTGATACCATGGCGATTGAAAACTTTATCTCGGTCAAAGCCACACAAGGGCCAAAACTTGTTGCTAGTTTAGAAGAACATGTTCGTGAATATGATGTAGATATCATGAACAGTAATAAAGCGAGTAAAGTGAAGCGCAATGAAGCTACAGGACTGGTTGAAGTTAGCTTAGAAAATGGCGCCGTATTAAAAAGTAAGTCGGTGGTATTAGCAACTGGCGCACGCTGGAGAGAAATGAATGTACCGGGTGAAAATCAGTATCGCGGCAAAGGGGTTGCTTACTGTCCTCATTGTGACGGACCACTCTTTAAAGGCAAACCCGTAGCGGTTATTGGTGGTGGTAATTCAGGTATTGAAGCTGCCATTGATTTAGCCGGTATTGTAGAGCATGTCACTGTTTTAGAATTTGCAGACACGCTACGTGCAGATGATATTTTGGTGAGAAAAGCTAATTCATTAACTAACGTCACTATTATTACTAATGCGCAAACCACTGAAGTGCATGGTGATGGTACACGTGTCACTAGCTTAAGTTACACCGACCGAGGTACAGGTGAACATCATTCACTGGCATTGGCAGGTATTTTTGTGCAAATAGGCTTGATGCCAAACACTGAGTTTTTACAAGGTGAAATAGAATTAACTAATCGCGGTGAAATTATTGCAGGTAGCCGAGGTGAGACGTCTATTACAGGGGTTTTTGCAGCAGGCGATGTAACCAACAACCCTTATAAACAAATTATTATTGCGATGGGAAGTGGTGCAAATGCTGCTTTGGGAGCTTTTGATTACCTTATTCGTCAAGACGTTTAA
- the ahpC gene encoding alkyl hydroperoxide reductase subunit C produces the protein MNQSIINTKLLPFNATAFHNGEFVELSEKDLADKWSVVFFYPADFTFVCPTELGDMADHYDELQKMGVEVYSVSTDTHFTHKAWHDTSDTINKIKYPMIGDPTGAITRNFGVMIEEAGLALRGTFVINPEGEVKIAEVHDLGIGRSAAELLRKVKAAQYVAEHDGEVCPAAWQPGAETLAPSLDLVGKI, from the coding sequence ATGAACCAATCAATTATTAATACTAAATTATTACCTTTTAACGCTACTGCTTTTCACAACGGTGAATTTGTTGAACTAAGTGAAAAAGACCTTGCGGATAAATGGTCAGTAGTTTTCTTCTACCCAGCTGATTTTACTTTTGTATGTCCTACCGAATTAGGTGACATGGCAGACCACTATGACGAATTACAAAAAATGGGCGTTGAAGTTTACTCAGTATCAACCGATACCCACTTCACTCATAAAGCATGGCACGACACCTCAGATACGATTAACAAAATCAAATATCCAATGATTGGTGATCCAACTGGCGCAATTACCCGCAATTTTGGTGTCATGATTGAAGAAGCTGGTTTAGCACTTCGTGGCACGTTTGTTATTAATCCAGAAGGCGAAGTTAAAATCGCTGAAGTACATGACTTAGGCATAGGTCGAAGCGCAGCTGAGTTACTACGTAAAGTTAAAGCAGCACAATATGTTGCTGAGCATGATGGTGAAGTTTGTCCAGCAGCATGGCAACCAGGTGCTGAAACTTTAGCTCCATCATTAGACCTAGTAGGCAAAATCTAA
- a CDS encoding LysE family translocator, translating into MPDIAVLAVFLPTFFFVSITPGMCMTLAMTLGMSIGVRRTMWMMIGELIGVAIVAIAAVFGVAGIMLNYPDVFEVLKWIGGAYLAYIGVNMWRSRGKMSIGDNKPSDVSRYSLFTQGFVTAIANPKGWAFMISLLPPFISVDRAVAPQLLMLLGVIMFTEFTSMMAYATGGKSLRLFLSRGDNVKWMNRIAGSLMIAVGIWLAVS; encoded by the coding sequence ATGCCTGATATAGCTGTTCTTGCGGTCTTTCTTCCTACCTTCTTTTTTGTCTCAATCACGCCAGGTATGTGCATGACATTGGCGATGACGCTAGGCATGAGCATTGGTGTGCGTCGTACCATGTGGATGATGATTGGTGAACTCATTGGTGTCGCAATTGTTGCGATAGCAGCTGTGTTTGGCGTTGCTGGTATTATGCTTAACTACCCAGATGTATTCGAAGTGTTGAAGTGGATAGGTGGTGCATACTTAGCGTACATAGGCGTTAATATGTGGCGCTCAAGGGGTAAAATGTCGATAGGTGACAATAAGCCCAGCGATGTCAGTCGTTATTCTTTATTCACGCAAGGGTTCGTCACCGCTATTGCTAACCCCAAGGGATGGGCCTTTATGATTTCCCTGCTTCCTCCTTTTATTAGTGTTGACCGCGCAGTAGCACCACAATTACTGATGTTACTCGGCGTTATCATGTTTACCGAATTTACTAGCATGATGGCTTACGCAACGGGTGGTAAGAGTCTACGGTTATTTTTAAGTCGCGGCGATAATGTTAAATGGATGAATCGTATTGCGGGTAGTTTGATGATAGCTGTTGGTATTTGGCTAGCAGTTAGTTAA
- the oxyR gene encoding DNA-binding transcriptional regulator OxyR, with protein MIKLRDLEYLTAIDKHKHFGKAAQSCFVSQPTLSGQLMKLEEQLGLQLVERHRRNVMLTPAGEQLVKEARKVLQAAGQFESCAKALLDPFAGDLHLGLIPTLAPYLLPHIMADLNKALPNINFFLHENQTKVLLQELDEGKLDVLILPYLDEMDKFESYQLFDEPLMLATPKNHRLANKKDLSLSDLHDEKILTLADGHCLKDQAMGYCFSAGAKEDNSFQATSLETLRHMVASGMGITLLPALAAQGNLASDTIHYGQFQAPVPVRGISLVIRPNYSRMQCVRSIVASVRKSLNGIIT; from the coding sequence ATGATTAAGTTGCGCGATTTAGAATATTTAACGGCTATCGATAAACATAAACACTTTGGTAAAGCGGCTCAATCTTGTTTTGTTAGTCAGCCTACTTTGAGTGGGCAACTAATGAAACTGGAAGAGCAACTAGGTTTGCAACTGGTCGAGCGTCATCGCCGCAATGTTATGTTAACGCCTGCTGGGGAACAGTTAGTTAAAGAAGCGCGAAAAGTATTACAAGCCGCAGGACAATTTGAATCTTGTGCTAAAGCCTTGCTTGACCCGTTTGCGGGTGATTTACATCTAGGATTAATACCTACATTAGCGCCATATTTGTTGCCACATATCATGGCAGACTTGAATAAAGCACTACCTAACATCAACTTCTTTCTACATGAAAATCAGACCAAGGTATTATTGCAGGAATTGGATGAAGGTAAATTAGACGTATTAATTTTGCCTTACCTTGATGAAATGGATAAATTTGAATCATACCAATTGTTTGATGAACCACTGATGCTGGCAACACCAAAAAATCATCGACTTGCCAATAAAAAAGATTTATCACTCTCCGACTTACATGATGAAAAAATTCTAACCTTAGCTGATGGCCATTGTCTTAAAGACCAAGCAATGGGCTATTGTTTTTCTGCGGGTGCTAAAGAAGATAATAGTTTTCAAGCGACAAGCTTGGAAACGCTACGTCATATGGTGGCAAGCGGCATGGGCATTACTTTATTACCAGCCCTTGCTGCACAAGGAAATTTAGCTAGCGATACTATTCATTATGGTCAGTTTCAAGCCCCAGTGCCTGTACGAGGCATCTCTTTGGTGATTAGACCTAATTATTCACGTATGCAATGCGTTAGATCGATAGTGGCCAGTGTTAGAAAGTCTCTCAACGGTATCATTACCTAG
- a CDS encoding OapA family protein: MKVSSRILLKKLLEIFKNLPKLHRRIIIASSCFLLLLLIIPSNDESLDVDNIQVGKRIQVSLPEDIVPKGTTPKQSALPQRSSSKANNKITIEQIPSLAKTVSAQNAGSLVSGKLERKVKIQDSLETLAQLSWQTVKVRSGDSLALILKRLGFSAQTTYAVSTAKGKESKLLKRLNVGDKLRIASDEEQQLAALEYPLSKTDTLFINLVGDSYQSHRETKEVEIRESFSYGTINSSFWNAGVSAGLNDSQIINFANIFGWDIDFALDIREGDSFHITYEKKYIDGEYIGTGNILAAEITNQDEVFQAIRFTDDEYYSPDGRSMRKAFLRAPVNFKYISSSFKRKRFHPVQKRWKAHRGIDYAAKTGTPVVAAGNGKVTHATYNKYNGNYVFIQHGNGIVTKYLHFSKRAVKKGQRVKQGQVIGYVGATGLAAGPHLHYEFLLNGVHRNPRTVKLPDARPIAKKYKAKFLLLADERLQALSGAKNALLSTQASDIATND, encoded by the coding sequence ATGAAAGTTTCGAGTCGTATCCTGTTGAAAAAATTATTAGAAATATTTAAAAACCTACCTAAGTTACATCGCCGGATAATTATTGCCAGTAGTTGTTTTTTACTGCTTTTATTGATCATTCCCTCGAATGACGAAAGTCTCGATGTTGATAATATCCAAGTAGGAAAACGCATTCAGGTATCATTGCCAGAAGATATAGTGCCTAAAGGTACAACGCCCAAACAAAGTGCCTTACCTCAGCGAAGTAGTAGCAAAGCCAACAACAAAATCACAATTGAGCAGATACCCTCGTTAGCTAAAACTGTCAGTGCGCAAAATGCAGGCAGTTTAGTGAGCGGGAAATTAGAAAGAAAAGTAAAAATACAAGATTCGTTAGAAACACTCGCCCAACTAAGCTGGCAAACCGTGAAGGTTCGAAGTGGTGACTCTTTAGCCTTGATACTAAAACGGTTGGGTTTTAGTGCGCAAACAACCTATGCGGTCAGTACCGCTAAAGGTAAAGAAAGTAAATTATTAAAAAGACTAAATGTCGGTGATAAATTACGCATTGCCAGCGATGAAGAGCAACAATTAGCCGCGCTTGAATATCCACTCTCTAAAACTGATACCTTATTTATTAATTTAGTGGGCGACAGTTATCAATCTCATCGGGAAACTAAAGAAGTAGAAATACGAGAAAGTTTTAGTTACGGCACCATCAATTCTAGTTTCTGGAATGCAGGCGTCAGTGCTGGATTGAATGATAGCCAAATCATTAACTTTGCCAATATTTTTGGTTGGGACATTGATTTCGCCTTAGATATCCGTGAAGGCGACAGTTTTCATATTACTTATGAAAAGAAATATATCGACGGTGAGTATATAGGTACAGGCAATATTTTAGCGGCGGAAATAACTAACCAAGATGAGGTATTCCAAGCTATTCGTTTTACCGATGATGAGTATTACAGTCCTGATGGCAGAAGTATGCGCAAGGCTTTTCTACGTGCACCTGTAAACTTTAAATATATAAGCTCGAGTTTTAAACGAAAACGTTTTCATCCAGTACAGAAACGTTGGAAAGCACATCGTGGTATTGATTACGCAGCTAAGACCGGCACACCAGTTGTTGCGGCAGGTAATGGTAAGGTGACGCATGCGACCTATAATAAATACAATGGTAACTATGTCTTTATTCAACATGGTAATGGCATAGTGACTAAGTATCTGCACTTTTCTAAACGAGCAGTCAAAAAAGGTCAGCGTGTCAAACAGGGTCAGGTCATTGGTTATGTTGGCGCTACCGGTTTAGCGGCAGGCCCGCATTTACATTACGAATTTTTGCTTAATGGCGTACATCGTAATCCGCGTACCGTCAAATTACCTGATGCTAGGCCTATCGCTAAAAAATATAAAGCCAAATTCTTATTATTAGCTGATGAACGTCTACAAGCCTTATCAGGGGCTAAAAATGCATTACTTTCGACACAAGCAAGTGATATAGCGACTAATGATTAA